The DNA window CGGTTATTTGTTTTGTTAACTAATACATAATCTGCCCCATACCTTCATTGTTTATCAGAGCAAACAGTTTTTTGTCTCTACACAATTTATTGGTATGAGAATAGTTCGGTGCGATCGCACTTTGGTGAATATCAACAAATGTTGCATTTCTTAAAAAAGTTGTTATATTAGTTTACATAAGGCAATAAATCTTGAGTAAATCCAGTTTGGAGTTTTAACAATGACTAACACAACCACAAAAATCACCGCTCCTGTAGTTGAAGATCGTAATGCTTGGCGTTGGGGTTTTACTCCACAAGCAGAAATTTGGAATGGTCGTTTAGCAATGATTGGCTTTTTAGCTGCGGTGTTGATTGAATTATTTTCTGGTCAAGGCTTCCTACATTTCTGGGGAATTCTTTAAGTTTTAAGTAACGAACTCACTTTTTTAAGAATATGAAAAATAAAAACCTGGTAGCAATTAACTACCAGGTTGTTTATTCTTGTTATTTGTCCTTAGTCAATAGTCATTTGTTAGAAACTGATGACTATTAATTGTTGAATCTCCAAATTTGAGATTTTAAATTTTGGACTTTGGATTATTAGTTCAGACCCCTTTCCTTGGAGTTGGAGTAAATCTAAAATCCAAAATCTAAAATTGGTTGACTACCGAATATATTCCTTGAGGACACTATTACGGTTGGGGTGGCGTAATTTGCGGAGGGCTTTGGCTTCAATTTGACGAATACGTTCGCGGGTAACGTTGAAAATTTGGCCAATTTCTTCCAGGGTTTTCATCCGTCCATCATCCAAGCCGTAACGCAGTCTAAGAACATCGCGTTCGCGGGGGCTGAGGCTATCCAGAACTTTTTCTAAATCTTCCCGCAACAAGTTCTTAGAAACTTGATCTTCTGGGGTTTCACCATCAGATTCAATAAAATCACCCAAGCGAGAATCTTCTTCTTTACCAATGGGGGTTTCTAAGGAAATTGGTAGCTGTGCAGATTTAGCAATAAACCGCAGTTTCTCGATGGTCATTTCCATCCGAGTCGCAATTTCTTCTTCTGTAGGTTTGCGACCCATTTCTTGAGAAAGTAGCTTGGTGGTTTTCTTAATCCGGGATATAGTTTCGTAAAGGTGAACTGGTAGGCGGATAGTCCGAGATTGATCAGCGATCGCTCTGGTGATGGCCTGACGAATCCACCATGTAGCGTAGGTGGAGAATTTATAACCTTTTTCGTGGTCGAATTTTTCCGCCGCACGAATCAAACCAAGGCTACCTTCTTGAATTAAGTCTTGGAATGATAAACCACGGTTCATGTATTTCTTCGCAATCGAAACCACCAACCGGAGGTTTGACTGCACCATTTTATCTTTTGCTCTCCGGCCAATGTGCAGACGATAACGAAAAGCTGGCAACGGCAATTGTACTGCTTCTGCCCATTCACTATCACGGGGATCGCGATCTAACTGTTCTGAGAGTCTTTCTCTGACTCTTTCTAATTCCAGTAAATCGGCGATTTTCCGTGCTAATTCAATTTCTTCATCAGCCCGCAATAAGCGAATTCGCCCAATTTCTTGCAAGTAAAGACGAATTGAATCTTCGGTGTAATGCTTTTTCTTGCTTTGTGTGCGACGACGCGATTTAGCGGCTTTTCCAGACTTTGCGTCGTCCTCATCAGACTGAGGCTCTAAAAATTCATCCATGTCGCCGTCATCAACGAGAAGCAAGTCATCCTCTTCTTCGATCAGGAGGTCTTCTAACTCCTCGAAATCAGGCTGATTTATTATTTCTAGGTCAGGCTGATAATTGCTTTCGAGTACGTTGTTAGCCTGGTTCATGCCGCGTTCCTCATGCTCCTTGCAGAATCAATTACTTCAATTACTCAAGATGTATTTAGCACTCTTGTTATGAGGGCTATTTAACAACCGAAAAATCGGGTTTTAGGCTGTTTTCCCTGAAAACTTTTCGGTGGTTTTACTCCATTTTGGAGGAGTTATTTATTGAAGTGTGAAAAGTCGCGTTGACTGCTGACTTACTCACTTTATTAATAGTCGCGTGTTGCTGTCGCACACAACTTTTAACTTGTTTGTTTAAAACAGGACTTGTCTTTGTGTTGCTCAAAAATTCACCACTTCATATAAACAATTATGATTGCTGGCATATTTTCTTACAAAGACTGTTCCGATTGTAGCCTGTTTCACAAAAATTGCACTCTTTTTGTGTGTTAATCATGAAGTCATTAAGTAAGTTAAAGCCACTATTATCAAAAAGATATAAGAAAGGCTAGGTATTCCCTTAAATTTTCTTTAAACCTTTTTGGAATTACAGTGGACTCATCTTTACATTCAAAGGAAATTACTCTCACCCTCACACAATTTTAGGTATTAACTACAACATTAATTACCGAGAAACAGTGTGTTTTATATTAACTTAGGCAAGAAGTCTTGAGAGGCATATTTTTACATTTCCTTTATAAATGACTCATCCCAAACAGTTATGCAGTCATGCTATATAAAGCAGTCATAAAGATGCTGCTAATATCAAGACACTAAACTTTGGTTGATGCCAGTTACCTTAACTGAGGAGTTGAGAGTAAGGCAGAATCTGCCAGATGGCGTTCAATAAAGTTTTAACTGAGTTGGTCTTATTCACACATTAGCGCACAGATGAGATTTCAACCCTATGAATCTTGACAAACTGCTCCTATTGTATACAAGGATATTTTAATCAATTTATAAAGAATTTGACAGTTGCTAATTTAGATATTTATCTGTTCACGGCAAAAGTTTATTGGATACAGACAAATTAGCTATGTTAGCAAGACAACATCAAGATGTTTGCATGTACTATATTCCACAAATTTTTGCCGCTAGTAACTGGTAAGTTGGACATAGGTGAAGTTAGCGCCTTGGTGGAGAATCTAGTTAGTTAATTTTGCTCACGTACGCATATGTTAAATATACTACTGGTTTATGAAGAAAATGATGACTTTGTGTAATCTTCAACATCCTTAAACACTTAACCAATTTTGTTGGTATACAAGATGAAGCTTCGCACCTTAAGGATAACAAATGCTTTTCCGGCTAGAAGGAAATTTGACTACACAAATTCTTGATTAGGGATTTTGAATTTTGGCTAAATGCCAATGAAGTTGGGATTTAGGTATTCACCCCACTTGACCACTAACTTGACAAAAAAAAGTTTTTATGCACTTTTATGACAAAAAGAAAACTAATAACCTTATTAATTAATAATTATGTATTTTATCAAACAACTTTTAGAACCAGGAAATAATACTTATCACAAATTTACGTAGGGATAGAGGCTAGAGGCTAGAGGTTAGGGGCTAGGGGTTAGAGGCTAGAGGTTAAAACTCTCTAATGGCCTGCTTTTGGTCGTCGGGTCGAGGTGCTACCTCCGGTTCTGTCTTAATGATAAGTCTTTCCGCGACACGATATAATCCAATAAAGTTCAGTTAAGAGAATAGTAGGTTGGGTGTAGCGATAGCGTAACCCAACAAAGTATGCGTGAATGTTGGGTTCCGTTCCTCCACTCAACCTACACCAGTCTAAGTTGTTGCCTTAACTGAACTGTATTGGGATATCGTCAGCCAGAATCTGATCGGACATAAAAAAAGGTAATGAGCGATCGCCCATTACCTACCATTACTGCACATCAGGATAATTGATATTAGCTTGATATTATATATCAAGTTCTGCTAAATTGAGTTTAGAACCGTAAGTTTCGATAAACTCGCGTCGAGGTGCCACGCGATCGCCCATTAAAATGGTAAAAATGCGATCGGCTTCGGCAGCGTCTTCAATTTCAACTTGCTTGAGGGTGCGGGTTTCTGGGTTCATTGTCGTTGTCCAGAGTTGTTCGGGCATCATTTCACCCAAACCTTTGAAGCGTTGAATGGTATAGTTCGCATTAGCCGGGAACTTGGCAATTGCTTGTTGTAGTTCTCGTTCGCTATAGCAATACTCGTGATTTTTGCCGCGTTCTACTTTATATAAAGGAGGACAAGCGATATATATGAAACCTTGCTCAATTAGCGATCGCTGATATCTGTAGAAGAATGTTAACAGCAACGTGCGGATGTGCGCCCCGTCTACGTCCGCGTCGGTCATGATAATAATGCGGTGGTAGCGCAGCTGGGTAGAGTCAAATTCTTCACCTTTTACGCCTAAACCCAAGGCTGTGATTAACGCCTGAATTTCGTTGTTTTTATAGATTTTAGAATCGTCAGTTTTTTCGATGTTCAGGATTTTACCACGCAGGGGGAGGATAGCTTGAGTGCGGCGATCGCGTCCTTGTTTGGCGCTACCACCCGCAGAATCACCTTCCACAATATAAATTTCAGATTCGCTAGGATCGCGGGAGCTACAATCTGCTAATTTACCAGGTAATGGCGAGGATTCCAGTACAGATTTACGCCGTACTAACTCCCGTGCGTGGCGTGCGGCTTCTGCGGCTTTAAAAGCTTGGATGGCTTTATCTAAGATAGAGTCTGCTATCCCCGGATGAAATTCGAGGTATTCCGTGAGAACTTCGCCTACCAAAGAATCAACAATCCCGCGCACTTCAGTGTTACCAAGTTTGGTTTTGGTTTGTCCTTCAAATTCAGGATCAGGGACTTTGACAGAAATGACTGCGGTTAAACCTTCACGGACGTGTTCACCACTGAGGTTGGGTTCATTTTCTTTGATTTTATTTCGTTTACGGGCGATCGCATTTAAGGTTCTCGTTAAAACTGCCTTTAAACCTTCTAAATGCGTCCCGCCATCAACGGTGCGGATATTATTAGCAAAACCTAGAACGTTGTCTGTGTAAGCATCAGTACACCACTGCAACGCCACTTCGATTTGAACGTTACTGCGTTCTCCCTGGACATAAATAATTTCTTCATGGAGTGGCTGCTTCTCCCGGTTCAGGTAAGCGATATATTCTTTAATCCCACCCTTGTATTCATAAGTTTCGACCTTGGGTGTATCGCTTTTGAGAATTTCTAAACGATTGTCTGTGAAAGTAATCTTCACCCCAGCATTCAGATAAGCCAACTCTCGCAGACGGCCTGCTAGGGTGATGTAATCAAACTCAATACCAGTAGTAAAAATTTGAATATCGGGTTTGAAAGTTACAGAAGTCCCAGTTCGCGCTTCTTTATATGGCTTCGCTACCAATTCAGTCACTGGTACACCCCGTTCATAGCGTTGGGTGTGAACCTTTTTATCGCGCCAGACTGTAACTTCTACAACTTCAGACAAGGCATTTACTACAGAAATCCCAACCCCGTGCAATCCTCCAGAAACTTTGTAGCCGCCACCGCCAAACTTACCGCCAGCGTGCAGCACTGTCATTACGGTTTCCAAAGCCGATTTCCCAGTCCGCGAATGAGTATCAGTAGGAATACCCCGACCGTCATCTGTTACAGTCAAAGAACCATCCGCATTAATCTCTATCTCTATATGCGTGCAGTATCCTGCTAATGCTTCATCAACAGAGTTATCTACCACCTCATAAACTAAATGGTGGAGTCCTCGCGGCCCGGTAGAACCAATGTACATCCCCGGTCGTTTGCGGACGGCTTCCAGACCTTCCAGAACTTGAATCTGATCGGCACTGTAACTGCTCGTCATGAAAATTCTCCTGATGCGTGGGGTTGAAATCGCCAAAAGGCTGAAAAAGTAAAAACACACCAAAATTTTAACACAAAAGCCTTAGTGACGACTGTAGGGCATTTTTGTGAGAAGTTTATCTAGGGGATGTATCCCCATAAGTTTTCCCGATAGATAATCTAATTTTTTCCGAAATCACTTCTTTCAGCACTTATGGACACAGAGCATTTTTAAAGATGACTTTATAAAACCTCAATAAAAATACTTCTTTGAGAGGTTAACATGGTTCTCAACTATTGAGAATATAGTACAAATATACCATTGTTGGGGAGCAACAAACTATTGACTATTGACCAATGACAATTGACCATTAATCAATGACTAAATTAATTGTGATTTGTGGTGCGACTGCCACAGGTAAATCTGGTTTAGGTTTAACTTTAGCGCAAAGATTGGGTTCTGTGATTCTCAGTGCAGACTCCCGTCAGGTTTACCGAGAGTTTAACATTGGCACAGCTAAACCAACGTTAGCAGAACAAAAATTAGTGCCACATTATTTAATAGATATCTGCGAACCAACAGA is part of the Aulosira sp. FACHB-615 genome and encodes:
- the rpoD gene encoding RNA polymerase sigma factor RpoD — encoded protein: MNQANNVLESNYQPDLEIINQPDFEELEDLLIEEEDDLLLVDDGDMDEFLEPQSDEDDAKSGKAAKSRRRTQSKKKHYTEDSIRLYLQEIGRIRLLRADEEIELARKIADLLELERVRERLSEQLDRDPRDSEWAEAVQLPLPAFRYRLHIGRRAKDKMVQSNLRLVVSIAKKYMNRGLSFQDLIQEGSLGLIRAAEKFDHEKGYKFSTYATWWIRQAITRAIADQSRTIRLPVHLYETISRIKKTTKLLSQEMGRKPTEEEIATRMEMTIEKLRFIAKSAQLPISLETPIGKEEDSRLGDFIESDGETPEDQVSKNLLREDLEKVLDSLSPRERDVLRLRYGLDDGRMKTLEEIGQIFNVTRERIRQIEAKALRKLRHPNRNSVLKEYIR
- the gyrB gene encoding DNA topoisomerase (ATP-hydrolyzing) subunit B translates to MTSSYSADQIQVLEGLEAVRKRPGMYIGSTGPRGLHHLVYEVVDNSVDEALAGYCTHIEIEINADGSLTVTDDGRGIPTDTHSRTGKSALETVMTVLHAGGKFGGGGYKVSGGLHGVGISVVNALSEVVEVTVWRDKKVHTQRYERGVPVTELVAKPYKEARTGTSVTFKPDIQIFTTGIEFDYITLAGRLRELAYLNAGVKITFTDNRLEILKSDTPKVETYEYKGGIKEYIAYLNREKQPLHEEIIYVQGERSNVQIEVALQWCTDAYTDNVLGFANNIRTVDGGTHLEGLKAVLTRTLNAIARKRNKIKENEPNLSGEHVREGLTAVISVKVPDPEFEGQTKTKLGNTEVRGIVDSLVGEVLTEYLEFHPGIADSILDKAIQAFKAAEAARHARELVRRKSVLESSPLPGKLADCSSRDPSESEIYIVEGDSAGGSAKQGRDRRTQAILPLRGKILNIEKTDDSKIYKNNEIQALITALGLGVKGEEFDSTQLRYHRIIIMTDADVDGAHIRTLLLTFFYRYQRSLIEQGFIYIACPPLYKVERGKNHEYCYSERELQQAIAKFPANANYTIQRFKGLGEMMPEQLWTTTMNPETRTLKQVEIEDAAEADRIFTILMGDRVAPRREFIETYGSKLNLAELDI
- a CDS encoding chlorophyll a/b-binding protein yields the protein MTNTTTKITAPVVEDRNAWRWGFTPQAEIWNGRLAMIGFLAAVLIELFSGQGFLHFWGIL